In Schizosaccharomyces osmophilus chromosome 2, complete sequence, the following proteins share a genomic window:
- the tmf1 gene encoding Golgi coiled-coil protein Tmf1, producing the protein MEGSRWGDFFKKTLTNVESSLDKVLEVPSHEGGSPNAPKSKDDVIRKLVEEGQALSKHELKLSNTVKTLRKNLDETESKLKKLEDGKPTEKSSTTDNSEISVQERLESVKKDYENRITLLEKENELLKRKVEEATVDSMEVVRLTRQVETLSTQQSIQKNQWLRSEEKLKAEIAHLSGQCRIFTQHTQVAQENYKAASNMVSEFTQREEDYKKQLESQKDEIEKLLKFNTDIRQEYHAKTQLLQEPLESNAVAALAKTFPNTIDTLDTKNVNDNVEFYANNNDDNEHTPTNASKPNLANNINAIDKYEQNVDSGSDMHTSSSSSNRPPPLKLKGENYNEENGVYSEDDFSQDSEVTKQEVLENYLNTLAISPTEPKAPRLPRTASEGKRMGRQTSSRFTSMNSMVMSPMSASHDFDTLSSLSYTPSTAEKPISNTGPDMSLLEQLSSTIRRLEAELQTTKQQVVQLINQRDQARQEIVNSYVDKETKDTSERELTELREQYSILQKQHTEAQSILRKRGDRVFELELDIKEMRQLYQSQIDLLARN; encoded by the coding sequence ATGGAAGGCTCAAGATGGGgagattttttcaaaaagacaTTGACAAACGTCGAATCAAGTCTTGACAAAGTCTTAGAAGTACCAAGTCATGAAGGAGGAAGTCCTAATGCACCAAAATCAAAGGACGATGTTATTCGGAAGTTGGTTGAAGAGGGACAAGCTCTATCCAAACATGAATTAAAGTTGAGTAATACAGTAAAAACTTTAAGGAAAAATTTGGATGAAACCGAATCcaaattgaagaaactgGAAGACGGAAAGCCAACAGAGAAGTCCAGTACAACTGACAATTCGGAAATAAGCGTTCAAGAACGGCTGGAATctgtaaaaaaagattatgAAAATCGAATTActcttcttgaaaaagaaaatgagtTACTAAAGCGAAAGGTTGAAGAAGCTACAGTCGATAGTATGGAAGTTGTTCGTTTGACTCGTCAAGTTGAGACGTTATCGACTCAACAGtctattcaaaaaaaccaatggCTTCGTTCTGAAGAGAAACTCAAAGCTGAAATAGCACATTTGAGTGGACAATGTCGTATATTCACTCAGCATACTCAAGTCGCTCAGGAAAATTATAAAGCTGCCAGTAATATGGTTTCTGAGTTTACACAGAGAGAAGAAGAttacaaaaaacaattggaaTCCCAAAAGGACGAAATCGAAAAGTTATTGAAGTTTAATACTGATATTCGACAAGAATATCATGCAAAAACTCAACTATTACAAGAACCATTAGAATCCAATGCAGTTGCAGCACTCGCTAAGACATTCCCGAATACAATTGATACCCTTGATACAAAAAATGTCAATGACAATGTTGAATTTTATGCTAACAATAATGATGATAATGAACATACTCCTACGAATGCCTCTAAACCCAATTTGGCAAATAACATAAATGCCATCGATAAGTATGAGCAGAATGTTGATTCCGGTTCAGATATGCATACAAGCTCATCAAGCTCAAATCGACCACCGCCCTTAAAGCTGAAGGGGGAGAACTacaatgaagaaaacgGGGTGTACTCAGAAGATGACTTTAGTCAAGATTCAGAAGTTACCAAGCAAgaagttttggaaaattacTTGAATACGCTTGCGATTTCACCCACAGAACCAAAAGCACCTCGACTGCCGCGGACAGCGTCAGAAGGGAAGAGAATGGGAAGACAGACCTCATCAAGGTTTACTTCCATGAATAGCATGGTTATGTCTCCTATGTCAGCCTCACATGACTTTGATACTTTATCTTCTCTTTCGTATACGCCAAGTACTGCTGAAAAACCGATTAGCAACACTGGTCCAGATATGAGTCTTCTGGAACAACTATCGTCAACGATTCGCCGCTTAGAGGCGGAATTACAGACTACGAAACAGCAGGTTGTACAGCTTATAAATCAACGCGACCAAGCGCGTCAAGAAATAGTAAATTCGTATGTGGAtaaagaaacgaaagaTACCTCAGAACGAGAACTTACTGAGCTACGTGAGCAATACAgcattcttcaaaaacagcACACAGAAGCCCAAAGTATTTTAAGGAAACGAGGCGACCGTGTCTTTGAACTCGAATTAGATATAAAAGAGATGCGCCAGCTTTACCAAAGTCAAATCGATCTCTTGGCCAGAAATTGA
- the pmt3 gene encoding ubiquitin-like protein modifier SUMO: MSDSPSSNVSGIDNGVITPAGGEPSQQDVKPSTEHINLKVVGQDNNEVFFKIKKTTEFSKLMKIYCARQGKTMNSLRFLVDGERIRPDQTPAELDMEDGDQIEAVLEQLGGSN; the protein is encoded by the exons ATGTCCGATTCACCATCCTCGAATGTATCTGGTATTGATAATGGAGTAATTACTCCCGCTGGCGGCGAGCCTTCTCAACAAGATGTGAAACCATCGACCGAACACATTAACCTCAAGGTTGTAGGACAG GACAACAATGAggtgttttttaaaattaagAAAACCACAGAGTTTAGTAAACTTATGAAAATTTATTGTGCTCGTCAAGGTAAAACCATGAACAGTTTGCGTTTCTTGGTTGATGGTGAGCGGATTCGACCTGATCAAACTCCAGCGGAG CTTGATATGGAAGATGGTGACCAAATTGAAGCAGTTCTTGAACAACTTGGTGGCAGCAACTAA
- the slu7 gene encoding splicing factor Slu7: MSYMNNTFQSNYDYSNDNNFMSTDIGPSMRELKVQNRRSRPMDNPGADNPYIPKFISTAPWYAQDEQAVERLAHQRLGKKEPPSGGRSSVEESWYVRGKRAGPAATKYRKGACENCGAMSHKLKDCMERPRKRGARWTGKDIKADELIQDVDVSWDAKRDRWNGFDASDYKKVIDRYEKIDALQKKHNTTENQTEEISESGKNTPSSTKEEESNGGTNSGVTTPSLRMREDVVGYLRTDNKGLQYEPKSRSMRDTTGSHLLSDSINGSGFTKASGGDKDDFEKLQTFAWEAEKGGNHMHVVANPTAGEMEYRKNRQSKAANQKQIEQSILEKYGDGTAKRKRPAGPSFPSNGSLDSISNRQAASKEDDASQPGLKREKPTSAENVTILEDDL; encoded by the coding sequence ATGTCTTATATGAACAACACATTTCAATCCAATTATGATTATTCGAATGATAATAATTTTATGTCGACCGACATTGGACCTTCCATGCGGGAGTTAAAGGTACAAAACCGACGCAGTAGGCCAATGGATAATCCAGGTGCAGACAATCCATATATACCCAAATTCATTTCGACAGCTCCATGGTATGCGCAAGACGAACAAGCTGTAGAAAGGTTGGCACATCAACGTCtaggaaagaaagaaccaCCTAGTGGTGGACGTTCTTCTGTCGAGGAATCGTGGTACGTCCGTGGTAAAAGAGCTGGACCTGCTGCGACTAAATACAGGAAAGGCGCCTGTGAGAACTGTGGTGCCATGAGTCACAAACTTAAAGATTGCATGGAGCGACCACGGAAGCGCGGTGCCCGGTGGACTGGAAAAGACATTAAAGCAGACGAACTTATTCAAGACGTTGATGTCAGCTGGGACGCCAAACGTGACCGATGGAATGGTTTTGACGCTAGTGATTATAAAAAGGTGATTGACCGATATGAAAAGATCGACgctttacaaaagaaacacaACACTACAGAAAATCAAACGGAAGAGATTAGTGAATCCGGAAAAAATACACCTTCATCtacaaaagaggaagaatcCAATGGTGGAACAAACTCTGGCGTAACAACTCCGAGTTTGCGTATGCGTGAAGATGTAGTTGGTTATTTACGTACCGACAATAAAGGTCTTCAGTACGAACCTAAATCGAGGTCTATGCGCGACACCACTGGGTCTCATCTATTAAGCGATTCCATAAATGGATCTGGTTTCACGAAAGCTTCCGGAGGAGATAAGGACgactttgaaaaactgCAGACGTTTGCATGGGAAGCTGAAAAAGGTGGCAATCATATGCATGTAGTGGCCAATCCAACAGCCGGTGAGATGGAGTATCGAAAGAATCGCCAGTCGAAAGCTGCtaatcaaaaacaaattgaacAAAGTATTCTGGAAAAATATGGAGATGGTACGGCAAAGAGGAAACGGCCGGCAGGACCGTCTTTTCCATCCAACGGTTCGTTGGATTCTATTTCTAATCGACAGGCCGCCTCGAAAGAGGATGATGCCTCCCAACCAGGTTTAAAGAGAGAGAAACCAACCAGCGCAGAGAACGTTACTATCCTCGAAGATGATTTGTAA
- a CDS encoding RNA-binding protein, involved in ribosome biogenesis has product MSTKVPKKKLKSLEYRSKKFSKKSKTLEDHEKEVEDRARAQEQKLNKKAQDEEAPKVSEAKTNEKDKKEKKRSLEEESESTKEKPKKQKSDKKEKRVILFVGNLPKDSDVETLQEHFKRAGQMPRVRIPTEKGTGRQRGYAFVEFINPHHEVASKALKFHHTMYKDRKINIELTAGGGGKTESRMNKIKEKNKKWTEERRERVANEEKKAREVRGSKDAIVQEGVQTGIHPDRLHMLK; this is encoded by the coding sequence ATGTCAACAAAAGTACCTAAAAAGAAGTTAAAATCTTTAGAGTATCGatcaaaaaagttttccaaaaaatcaaaaacactCGAAGATCATGAAAAAGAGGTAGAAGATCGTGCTCGTGCTCAAGAGCAAAAATTGAACAAGAAAGCCCAAGATGAAGAGGCACCTAAGGTCTCTGAAGCCAAGACGAACGAAAAGGAtaagaaagagaagaagcgTTCATTAGAAGAAGAGTCGGAGTCgaccaaagaaaaacccaaaaagcaaaaatcagacaagaaggaaaagcgggttattttgtttgttggTAATCTGCCAAAGGACTCGGACGTAGAAACATTGCAAGAACATTTTAAACGAGCTGGACAGATGCCTCGAGTACGAATTCCTACAGAGAAGGGAACAGGTCGACAACGGGGTTATGCATTCGTGGAATTTATTAATCCTCATCACGAAGTAGCATCCAAGGCCCTAAAGTTTCACCACACAATGTATAAAGATCGAAAGATTAACATTGAATTGACTGCTGGTGGAGGAGGAAAAACTGAGTCTCGgatgaataaaataaaggagaaaaataaaaaatggacTGAAGAACGCAGGGAGCGTGTTGCCAACGAAGAGAAGAAGGCAAGGGAAGTTAGAGGTTCTAAAGATGCCATCGTTCAAGAAGGTGTGCAGACCGGTATTCATCCTGATCGTTTACACATGTTAAAGTAA
- the rpl2101 gene encoding 60S ribosomal protein L21: MPHSFGLRARTRYTFQRGFREHGQIRLSTYLKTYKVGDIVDIKANGAVQKGMPHKYYHGKTGIVYNVTQSSVGVLIYKIVGNRYMEKRVNVRIEHVKHSKCRQDFLNRVKLNEQKRKEAKTEGKTVQLRRQPTPPVKAHFVATEQNKPITLHPAPYDTFI; this comes from the coding sequence ATGCCTCACTCATTCGGTCTCAGAGCTCGTACCCGTTACACTTTCCAACGTGGATTCAGAGAGCATGGTCAAATTCGTTTGTCCACCTACTTGAAGACCTACAAGGTTGGTGACATTGTCGACATTAAAGCAAATGGTGCCGTCCAAAAGGGTATGCCTCACAAGTACTACCATGGTAAGACCGGTATCGTTTACAACGTTACTCAATCTTCCGTCGGTGTCTTGATCTACAAGATTGTTGGCAACCGTTACATGGAGAAGCGCGTCAACGTCCGTATTGAGCACGTTAAGCACTCTAAGTGCCGTCAAGATTTCTTGAACCGTGTCAAGCTCAACGAGCAAAAGCGTAAGGAGGCTAAGACTGAAGGTAAGACTGTCCAACTCCGTCGTCAACCTACTCCTCCCGTCAAGGCCCACTTTGTTGCTACTGAGCAAAACAAGCCCATCACTCTTCACCCTGCTCCTTATGATACTTTCATCTAA
- the cox10 gene encoding protoheme IX farnesyltransferase → MLNSFSHWPYKSCFSARSSWRRFFSQNVVPIRPLSRSFFFKKNYRYNSVPFSPPSSPDPQVLNFLQKRIQSAPRFPKPSALLELGKPRLTILVVLTTMSSYALAPYPGLSFGTLVWLTMGTALCSVSANAFNQCMEPTLDCQMARTRGRPIPRGAVRPEYGWLFASTTGILGSSMSFLVNPTVGWLGLANIVLYMGVYTPLKRISILNTWVGSIVGALPPLMGWAACSGGDLSHAGAFFTAAILFAWQFPHFNAFSTMVADDYKRCGYQMASWKRPALNARVALRYSLLFLPLSYGFVWSGIVNPSYMVGASAANLYLIAKAWQFYRNPYKTNARSLFFASLLHLPLIFILTLGSHMFKVWKDSERIEPDNSSSGD, encoded by the coding sequence atgtTGAATTCATTCAGCCATTGGCCGTACAAATCATGCTTTTCTGCGCGGTCGAGCTGGAGAAGGTTCTTTAGTCAAAATGTAGTCCCTATAAGACCTTTAAGCCgatcttttttctttaaaaagaattatagATACAATTCTGTACCCTTTTCTCCTCCGAGCTCACCTGATCCCCAAGTTCTGAACTTTTTACAGAAGCGTATTCAATCGGCTCCTCGCTTCCCCAAGCCAAGTGCTCTGCTAGAACTTGGAAAACCAAGACTAACTATTTTGGTTGTTTTAACAACTATGTCTTCTTATGCCTTGGCTCCATATCCCGGTCTTTCCTTCGGTACTCTTGTGTGGTTAACTATGGGTACTGCTCTTTGCAGTGTAAGTGCGAACGCGTTTAACCAGTGTATGGAGCCAACTCTTGACTGTCAGATGGCACGTACCCGGGGGCGTCCAATACCTCGTGGTGCTGTCCGTCCTGAATATGGCTGGTTGTTTGCTTCTACCACAGGAATATTGGGGTCTTCGAtgtcttttcttgtaaatcCAACAGTCGGTTGGCTAGGTTTGGCGAATATAGTACTCTATATGGGGGTCTATACACCTTTAAAGCGTATTTCAATCCTCAATACATGGGTCGGATCAATTGTAGGTGCGTTGCCTCCGTTAATGGGGTGGGCAGCTTGCTCTGGGGGTGATCTTTCCCATGCTGGTGCATTCTTTACAGCCGCTATTCTCTTTGCTTGGCAATTTCCACACTTCAATGCCTTTTCTACTATGGTTGCTGATGATTATAAGCGGTGTGGTTACCAAATGGCATCGTGGAAAAGACCTGCGTTGAATGCTCGAGTTGCTTTACGTTATTCTTTGCTGTTTCTTCCATTAAGTTACGGATTTGTTTGGTCTGGAATCGTCAATCCTTCCTATATGGTCGGTGCTTCAGCAGCCAATCTATATTTAATTGCAAAAGCTTGGCAATTTTACAGAAACCCTTATAAAACGAATGCCCgatcattattttttgcaaGTTTGCTACATCTacctttaatttttatcttAACTTTAGGAAGCCACATGTTTAAAGTATGGAAAGACTCTGAAAGGATAGAACCCGACAACTCATCATCTGGTGATTAA
- the csr103 gene encoding sec14 cytosolic factor family, phospholipid-intermembrane transfer protein Csr103 codes for MAAVSSDNRQVIQTTWSKVFAEIEQPEFKSAFESEDQVYTSFFEQCAFDDFDLTLLRFLKARKFNVNDAASMLTNAIRWRHQVDLRGVMLRGEKELNQDYVKASMYFIWGQDRSGRPIVFLNLHNFIPPKDAKNMDELKALILYAMENARLFLDSEQNPSKGVLGLVDLTYFSRKNIDLEFAKVFAETFQNYYPEILGQALVVGSGFRMALFEGVWSIGKYFLDPEVRKKIVFCKPYQVKDYLDNKYIPHSMQGQFDETKIYDNAPPEPAGTGSKEQLAALDAKYIEASKEFISLTREWLYSSGKPNEKDLEEKRMQVKSKCKQLWREGLSLRPPNIYQRLGLIDPKGKVDWSKV; via the coding sequence ATGGCTGCAGTTTCAAGCGACAACCGACAAGTTATCCAAACGACTTGGTCCAAGGTTTTCGCAGAAATCGAACAACCCGAGTTCAAATCTGCTTTCGAATCCGAAGATCAAGTGTACACCAGTTTTTTTGAACAGTGTGCCTTTGACGATTTTGACTTGACCCTTCTTCGTTTCTTAAAAGCCCGGAAGTTCAATGTCAACGATGCTGCCAGTATGCTAACCAATGCTATTCGTTGGAGACATCAAGTCGATTTACGTGGCGTTATGTTGCGcggtgaaaaagaattaaatcAAGACTATGTCAAAGCTTCCATGTACTTTATTTGGGGTCAAGATAGATCTGGACGGCCAATCGTTTTCTTAAACCTTCACAACTTCATTCCTCCTAAAGACGCAAAAAACATGGACGAACTGAAGGCTCTTATCCTTTATGCCATGGAAAACGCTCGCTTATTTTTGGACTCTGAACAAAATCCTTCCAAAGGCGTTTTGGGCTTAGTCGACTTAACCTATTTCTCTAGGAAAAACATCGACTTGGAATTTGCCAAGGTTTTCGCTGAGACCTTTCAAAACTATTATCCAGAAATTTTGGGTCAGGCTTTGGTTGTCGGTTCTGGTTTTCGAATGGCATTGTTTGAGGGCGTTTGGAGTATTGGCAAGTACTTTTTAGACCCAGAAGTGcgcaaaaaaattgttttctgtAAGCCCTATCAAGTCAAAGATTACCTTGACAATAAATATATTCCGCATTCTATGCAAGGCcaatttgatgaaacaaaaatttacGATAATGCACCACCAGAGCCTGCTGGTACTGGCAGCAAAGAGCAGCTTGCCGCTTTGGATGCAAAATACATCGAAGCTTCTAAAGAGTTTATCAGCCTTACAAGAGAATGGCTTTACTCTTCAGGCAAGCCCAACGAGAAAGatcttgaagaaaaacgtATGCAAGTCAAGTCAAAGTGCAAGCAACTTTGGCGTGAGGGTCTCTCCCTCCGTCCTCCCAACATTTATCAGCGACTTGGTCTCATTGATCCTAAGGGTAAAGTCGACTGGTCAAAGGTTTAA
- the pnc1 gene encoding nicotinamidase Pnc1 has protein sequence MAFHPALIIVDVQNDFITPGFTGHIPGATKILPFINQLLDGSYKWDYIVATKDLHPADHVSFRASHGPTVIPKGTVIDVHAYGKTYRQQLWSTHCVNGTVGAEFHPDLNMDKVDYILPKGMDTLVESYSGFYDVIGRDNGLKKILDDRNITHVFVVGVAGDICVRDTALHAREHYSTYVINDGIFMSTAEAGQITLREFDDAGISVIKINDPMLESVKNRTK, from the coding sequence atgGCTTTCCATCCTGCTCTTATTATCGTAGACGTGCAAAACGATTTTATTACACCAGGCTTCACCGGCCACATTCCTGGTGCTACCAAGATCCTTCCTTTCATCAATCAACTTTTGGACGGAAGTTACAAATGGGACTATATCGTTGCCACAAAAGATTTACATCCTGCTGATCATGTATCGTTTCGTGCCTCGCATGGACCTACTGTGATACCCAAAGGAACCGTCATCGATGTTCATGCTTACGGAAAAACATACAGACAACAATTATGGTCAACTCACTGTGTGAATGGCACTGTAGGCGCCGAATTTCATCCAGACCTGAATATGGACAAGGTAGATTACATCCTTCCAAAAGGAATGGATACCCTTGTAGAGTCCTATTCTGGGTTTTACGATGTTATCGGAAGGGACAATGGtctaaagaaaattctcGACGACCGTAACATTACTCATGTGTTTGTGGTTGGCGTTGCTGGTGATATATGCGTTCGTGATACAGCTCTTCATGCAAGGGAACATTATAGTACATATGTTATAAATGATGGAATCTTCATGTCTACTGCAGAAGCCGGTCAAATTACCTTGCGTGAGTTTGACGATGCGGGAATCTCAGTAATAAAGATAAATGATCCAATGCTGGAGTCTGTAAAAAATCGTACTAAATGA
- a CDS encoding arrestin, implicated in vesicle-mediated transport, meiosis specific, with protein sequence MKVIKRDKRFFHKKNETIISCSTVNYAAKEVIYELTSSPKLKSSDVALTFEFDSPIFFQESELKGLIHLAVKPKEQSVDFIRIEVQVLGISQCKQGHPTVFFCTGKSIMDRKYTVPNELAEYAMNTTGDYSIAIQHTQGIPVAFEIDLYGQAGGPGRQSTPHFKVNYYIYANAIYQFGDKVKKVRECQEINVLPKMLSSSFLLSPPLLCVSKPKPKIGFCKQNTANRLTVRLPRSQWLGGESIIAYVKMENYGDYEIKHLNLSLFKRITIFRGPLGKKDQPDALSRVKKRNSIRKEIWICVQKEEIHDKRKSGYCNWQEISTLGTHTMECQIRVPQKEVTINVGSDFQVEYVLQVLVGSKWRTLNCIKMPIQIIPACAPPAGQDASFVDAAIYNSEDESIVLPQNPPSEFHRVSYEPHPTAEHVSTHDYVFFG encoded by the exons ATGAAAGTTATAAAAAGAGACAAGAGATTTTTTCataagaaaaacgaaacaatAATTTCATGCTCTACAGTGAATTATGCAGCCAAGGAAGTCATCTACGAACTTACGTCTTCACCTAAATTGAAGTCGTCAGACGTGGCACtgacttttgaatttgattcTCCAATATTCTTTCAAGAGTCTGAGTTGAAAGGACTCATACATTTAGCTGTAAAACCCAAAGAGCAATCGGTTGATTTCATACGAATCGAAGTTCAGGTTCTTGGGATCAGCCAGTGTAAACAAGGTCATCCAACggtatttttttgtacaGGAAAGAGTATAATGGATCGAAAGTACACAGTTCCAAACGAATTGGCAGAGTACGCAATGAACACAACAGGCGATTATTCAATTGCTATTCAGCACACTCAAGGAATACCAGTAGCTTTTGAAATAGACCTTTACGGACAAGCGGGAGGTCCTGGAAGGCAAAGCACTCCACACTTCAAAGTAAACTATTATATTTATGC CAATGCGATTTACCAATTTGGGgataaagtaaaaaagGTAAGAGAATGTCAAGAGATCAACGTTCTTCCTAAGATGCTTTCATCAAGTTTCTTGTTATCACCCCCATTATTGTGTGTCAGcaaaccaaaaccaaaaatagGATTTTGCAAGCAAAATACTGCAAACCGTCTTACAGTCAGGCTTCCGAGATCGCAATGGCTAGGAGGAGAGTCAATTATTGCATATGTTAAAATGGAAAATTATGGCGACTACGAAATCAAACATTTGAATCTGTCGCTCTTCAAACGTATTACTATATTTCGAGGACCATTGggaaaaaaagatcaaCCGGACGCATTATCTCGAGTAAAAAAGCGTAATTCTATCCGTAAAGAAATTTGGATATGTGtacaaaaggaagagaTCCAcgacaaaagaaagagcgGCTACTGTAATTGGCAAGAAATTAGTACGCTGGGAACACATACGATGGAATGTCAAATTCGGGTTccacaaaaagaagtaacCATAAATGTTGGATCAGACTTTCAGGTAGAATACGTACTACAAGTTTTGGTTGGGTCTAAATGGAG GACATTAAATTGCATAAAAATGCCGATCCAAATTATTCCAGCGTGTGCTCCGCCTGCGGGACAAGACGCTAGTTTTGTGGATGCAGCAATATACAATTCGGAAGATGAGTCTATTGTATTGCCACAAAATCCTCCAAGTGAATTCCATCGGGTATCTTACGAACCTCACCCAACGGCGGAGCATGTGAGTACACACGACTATGTGTTTTTCGGTtaa